One region of Corvus moneduloides isolate bCorMon1 chromosome 1, bCorMon1.pri, whole genome shotgun sequence genomic DNA includes:
- the SLC39A6 gene encoding zinc transporter ZIP6 encodes MESTVSVIFFVSFSILLCKSYHHGVETATVVHTSERAFPEKTVGVNTDLAGLIQKLHLQELFNRYGENNSLSIDGFRKLLQNIGIDRMKRIKISHDHDHDHSHDHHDHDHDHHSHHNHISLSKSPEKTACPNHESDASKDHRNSHAKEPHKAENVERQQNFVRSKNAVHEITASVISASTGGHAEFQNVQPGEVKTVVRVAPAGPGAVNVTGGRNATWLGASRANESRTSPKELERGSYLYSKLKKQNAQECSNASKLMQSHGIGTQVLLTATEFSYLCPALINQIDGKYCIVHATREKAETPPKSYSLEIAWIGGFISISIISFLSLLGVILVPLMNRVFFKFLLSFLVALAVGTLSGDAFLHLLPHSHGNHHHHQENPLLDQKGSMYKHLVSQSTEESAYLDSTWKGLTALGGLYFMFLVEHLITLIKQFKDKKKKKKNEDDGESKKFSANEEKLDTDDRPEGYLGTDSQDPSTFISQQPTVQEEEEVMIAHSHREEVDNEYVSRGCRNKCHSHLHDTLGQTDHLSHHHHDYHHILHHHHHQNHHPHSHSQRYSREELKDAGIATLAWMVIMGDGLHNFSDGLAIGAAFTEGLSSGLSTSVAVFCHELPHELGDFAVLLKAGMTVKQAVLYNALSAMLAYLGMATGILIGHYADNVSMWIFALTAGLFMYVALVDMVPEMLHNDASDHGCSRWGYFLLQNAGILLGFGIMLLISVFEHKIVFSINL; translated from the exons ATGGAGAGTACAGTAtcagttattttctttgtatcGTTTTCCATACTGCTGTGTAAAAGTTATCACCATGGAGTGGAGACAGCTACTGTTGTGCATACCTCAGAGCGAGCTTTCCCAGAAAAGACAGTGGGTGTTAATACTGACTTGGCAGGGCTAATACAGAAGTTGCACCTTCAAGAACTTTTTAATCGTTatggagaaaataattctcTGTCAATTGATGGGTTTAGAAAACTGCTCCAGAACATCGGAATAGATAGAAtgaaaaggattaaaataagCCACGATCACGATCATGACCACAGTCATGACCATCACGACCATGACCATGATCATCACTCTCATCATAATCACATCTCGTTGAGTAAAAGCCCTGAGAAGACTGCTTGTCCAAACCATGAATCTGATGCCAGCAAAGACCACAGGAACAGCCACGCGAAGGAGCCTCACAAAGCCGAGAACGTGGAGCGCCAGCAGAACTTTGTGCGCAGTAAGAACGCGGTTCATGAGATCACGGCGTCCGTCATCTCCGCTTCCACGGGCGGCCACGCCGAGTTCCAGAAcgtgcagcctggagaagtcAAGACGGTTGTTCGTGTGGCTCCGGCTGGCCCTGGTGCTGTTAATGTCACAGGGGGCCGCAATGCCACCTGGCTTGGTGCCAGCAGGGCAAACGAATCTCGTACTTCTCCCAAGGAATTGGAAAGAGGGAGTTACCTCTAttctaaactgaaaaaacaaaatgctcAAGAG TGCTCCAATGCATCCAAACTGATGCAGTCACATGGAATAGGCACTCAAGTATTGTTGACTGCTACAGAATTTAGTTATCTCTGTCCAGCTCTTATTAATCAGATTGATGGCAAATACTGCATAGTCCATGCTACTAGAGAAAAAGCTGAAACTCCTCCAAAAAGTTACTCTCTGGAAATAG cttGGATTGGTGGCTTTATATCCATCTCCATCATCAGCTTTCTTTCCTTACTGGGTGTTATTTTGGTACCACTGATGAATCgagtatttttcaaatttcttctgAGTTTTCTTGTGGCATTGGCTGTGGGGACCTTGAGTGGAGATGCATTCTTGCACCTCCTTCCACAT TCTCATGGAAACCATCACCATCACCAGGAAAACCCTCTGCTTGATCAAAAAGGCTCTATGTACAAACACCTTGTTTCTCAAAGTACAGAGGAGAGCGCTTACCTGGATTCTACATGGAAAGGACTTACAGCACTTGGAGGCTTGTACTTCATGTTTCTAGTGGAGCATTTGATCACTTTAATAAAGCAATttaaagacaagaagaaaaag aaaaaaaatgaagatgatgGAGAAAGTAAGAAGTTTTCAGCGAATGAAGAAAAGTTGGATACAGATGATC GGCCTGAGGGCTATCTAGGGACAGACTCTCAAGATCCATCAACCTTCATTTCTCAGCAGCCAACTGtacaagaggaagaagaagtGATGATAGCTCATTCTCATCGAGAGGAGGTTGACAATGAATATGTGTCCAGGGGCTGTAGAAACAAATGCCATTCTCACTTGCACGATACTCTAGGACAGACAGATCATCTTAGTCACCATCACCATGACTACCATCACATTCTgcatcaccatcatcatcagAACCATCATCCCCACAGCCACAGTCAGCGCTACTCACGCGAAGAACTGAAGGACGCGGGGATAGCAACTCTGGCATGGATGGTGATCATGGGAGATGGACTGCACAATTTTAGTGATGGACTAGCAATTG GAGCAGCCTTTACTGAAGGGTTATCTAGTGGTTTAAGCACTTCTGTGGCTGTATTTTGCCATGAATTACCTCATGAGCTAG gAGATTTTGCTGTACTTCTCAAAGCTGGTATGACTGTCAAGCAAGCTGTGCTTTATAATGCTCTGTCAGCTATGCTGGCCTATCTTGGAATGGCAACTGGGATCCTTATTGGTCATTATGCAGACAACGTTTCAATGTGGATATTTGCACTTACTGCTGGCTTGTTCATGTACGTGGCTCTTGTGGATATG gTACCTGAAATGCTCCACAATGATGCCAGTGACCATGGATGTAGCCGGTGGGGATACTTCCTGTTACAGAATGCTGGGATTCTCTTGGGTTTTGGGATAATGCTGCTTATCTCAGTGTTTGAGCATAAGATTGTATTCAGCATAAACCTGTGA